Genomic DNA from Deinococcus humi:
ATGGCTTCAAAAGGGCAAGCATTCACAGCAGGAGATTGCCCAGCACTTCGGGGTTTCGGTGCACACCGTCAGCAACTGGAAGAAGCGCCTGAAACGCACCGGCAGT
This window encodes:
- a CDS encoding helix-turn-helix domain-containing protein gives rise to the protein MVEWHPSKYSRAQLEERRLAATPWLQKGKHSQQEIAQHFGVSVHTVSNWKKRLKRTGS